Proteins encoded in a region of the Photobacterium profundum SS9 genome:
- the bioC gene encoding malonyl-ACP O-methyltransferase BioC, with the protein MMNEVNAVTHDKAELKTNDIPRIDKQAVAEAFGRAAKHYDKAAAFQRIVGHQLLERLPAVIPTGTRVLDLGCGTGYFSEQLMQRGYDVSAADLSIEMLAQAKSRCGDSVTYLEADAENLPIDDNQFDVAFSSLALQWCDDLSVPLKELRRVVKPDGKIMFTTLVEGSLFELSQAWQEVDRYQHVNHFLSQKAIKLALAQAGGAIDTLDFKPIRVNYPAAVGLMKDLKGIGATHLPQGRKAGLAGRKTIMALESAYNEFRDENGQLPATYQVCFGVIIND; encoded by the coding sequence ATGATGAATGAAGTTAATGCTGTCACCCATGACAAAGCAGAATTAAAAACAAACGACATTCCTCGAATTGATAAACAAGCCGTGGCAGAAGCATTTGGTCGTGCAGCCAAGCATTACGATAAAGCGGCTGCTTTTCAGCGCATTGTTGGTCATCAGTTGCTTGAGCGTTTACCTGCGGTTATTCCCACAGGTACTCGCGTATTAGATTTAGGGTGCGGCACGGGGTATTTTTCAGAACAATTAATGCAACGTGGCTATGATGTTTCTGCCGCTGATTTATCGATAGAAATGCTGGCACAGGCAAAGTCTCGTTGTGGCGATAGTGTTACCTATTTAGAAGCTGATGCTGAAAACTTACCGATTGACGATAATCAGTTTGATGTTGCTTTCAGCAGCCTTGCCTTACAGTGGTGTGATGACCTGTCTGTGCCATTGAAAGAGTTGCGTCGAGTGGTTAAGCCAGATGGTAAGATTATGTTTACCACTTTAGTAGAGGGTTCGTTATTTGAGCTTTCACAGGCATGGCAAGAGGTTGATCGATATCAACATGTGAATCATTTTCTTTCGCAAAAGGCGATAAAACTTGCGCTGGCGCAAGCGGGAGGGGCAATCGATACCCTAGACTTCAAACCAATTAGAGTGAATTATCCAGCGGCAGTTGGACTCATGAAGGACCTAAAAGGGATAGGAGCGACTCATTTACCACAAGGGCGCAAAGCAGGCTTGGCCGGTCGTAAAACGATCATGGCGTTAGAGAGCGCCTACAATGAGTTTCGAGATGAGAATGGTCAACTGCCAGCTACATATCAAGTCTGTTTTGGAGTAATAATAAATGACTAA
- the bioF gene encoding 8-amino-7-oxononanoate synthase has protein sequence MPLSNRRFNHKIKHALEARETQGLYRQRACLSRADQSVYHQGTSLLNFSSNDYLGLAQDPAILSAWQEGLTLFGAGSGASPLVTGFHSAHKALEDQLADWLGYDRALLFNSGFSANQAVLFTIPDKHDVLIQDKLNHASLMEAGLLSPATMRRFAHNDLSALTRLLHQTNDKFPSINPLVITEGVFSMDGDLSPLANISEQCSQHDAWLMVDDAHGCGVLGDKGRGSCDLAGVKADILIVTFGKAFGLSGAAVMCNNDTAEYLIQFARHFIYSTSMPPSQAHALSAACRLIQSDDWRREKLHDLGYLLFENVESSIQLVDTHTPIKPLIIGDSHKALSVSNALKAKGLWVSAIRPPTVPVNSARLRITLTAAHTEQDIKRLATTLNEVINDE, from the coding sequence ATGCCACTGTCTAATCGTCGTTTTAATCACAAAATAAAACACGCGCTGGAAGCACGAGAAACCCAAGGGTTATATCGCCAGCGTGCGTGTTTGTCTCGTGCTGATCAAAGTGTTTACCATCAAGGTACATCGTTACTTAACTTTTCGAGTAATGACTACCTTGGCTTGGCACAAGATCCCGCCATACTATCGGCATGGCAAGAAGGGCTAACGCTATTCGGCGCTGGTAGTGGTGCATCACCTTTAGTGACGGGTTTTCATTCCGCTCACAAAGCACTAGAAGATCAACTTGCCGACTGGCTGGGTTACGATCGCGCGTTATTATTCAATAGCGGTTTCAGTGCGAACCAAGCGGTTTTGTTTACGATTCCAGATAAGCATGATGTATTAATTCAAGATAAATTGAACCATGCATCACTGATGGAAGCTGGCCTGTTATCACCTGCAACCATGCGTCGATTCGCTCATAATGATCTCTCTGCATTAACTCGCTTACTTCATCAAACCAATGATAAATTTCCGTCTATTAACCCATTAGTGATCACTGAAGGGGTCTTTAGCATGGATGGTGATCTATCACCGTTGGCTAACATTTCAGAGCAATGTAGCCAGCATGATGCGTGGTTAATGGTTGATGATGCACATGGCTGTGGGGTATTGGGTGATAAAGGACGAGGCAGTTGTGATCTTGCTGGGGTGAAAGCCGACATTCTTATTGTGACATTTGGTAAAGCCTTTGGATTATCAGGCGCTGCTGTCATGTGCAATAACGATACTGCTGAATACTTAATTCAATTTGCTCGTCATTTCATTTATTCGACGTCAATGCCTCCATCACAAGCTCACGCATTAAGTGCGGCTTGTCGTCTTATTCAATCAGATGATTGGCGTCGTGAAAAATTGCACGATTTAGGGTACTTACTTTTTGAAAATGTCGAGAGCTCAATACAACTGGTTGATACGCACACGCCTATCAAACCCTTAATTATTGGCGATAGTCATAAAGCGTTATCGGTTTCCAATGCATTAAAAGCGAAAGGTTTATGGGTAAGTGCAATTAGACCACCAACCGTACCCGTAAATAGTGCGCGTTTAAGAATAACGTTAACGGCCGCACACACAGAACAAGATATTAAACGATTAGCAACAACGTTAAATGAGGTGATTAATGATGAATGA
- the bioB gene encoding biotin synthase BioB gives MEVRHDWTVAEVQALFEKPFMDLVFEAQQVHRQYHEPNKVQVSTLLSIKTGACPEDCKYCPQSAHYRTDVERERLLEVEKVLDAAQKAKVSGATRFCMGAAWKNPKERDMPYLMDMIRGVKDIGLETCMTLGMITGGQADELAGAGLDYYNHNLDTSPEYYGQVITTRTYQDRLDTLSHVRDAGMKICSGGIIGMGESSRDRAGLLVELATLPTHPESVPINMLVKVKGTPMEDVEDVDPFDFIRIIAVARIIMPMSSVRLSAGREDMNEQMQTLCFMAGANSVFYGCKLLTTPNPGEDKDMQLFAKLGINSQEQAAKPDEVQEHELLGQVAQRVAARPGKDDLFYDATV, from the coding sequence GTGGAAGTACGTCACGATTGGACAGTTGCGGAAGTTCAAGCCTTATTTGAAAAGCCGTTTATGGATCTTGTATTTGAAGCCCAGCAAGTACATCGCCAATACCATGAACCCAATAAGGTACAGGTGAGTACATTACTTTCAATCAAAACGGGTGCATGCCCTGAAGATTGTAAATACTGCCCACAAAGTGCGCATTATCGTACAGATGTCGAGCGTGAGCGTTTATTAGAAGTTGAAAAAGTACTGGATGCTGCGCAGAAAGCGAAAGTATCGGGTGCGACGCGTTTTTGTATGGGTGCTGCTTGGAAGAACCCGAAAGAACGCGATATGCCGTACTTAATGGATATGATCCGCGGTGTTAAAGATATAGGCCTTGAGACGTGTATGACACTGGGTATGATCACGGGTGGTCAAGCCGATGAATTAGCGGGTGCCGGTTTAGATTACTACAACCATAACCTTGATACGTCGCCAGAATATTACGGTCAGGTTATTACAACACGTACTTACCAAGATCGCTTAGACACATTAAGCCATGTACGTGATGCAGGCATGAAAATTTGTTCTGGCGGTATTATCGGCATGGGTGAAAGTTCACGCGACCGTGCTGGTTTATTGGTAGAGCTTGCAACATTGCCAACCCACCCTGAAAGTGTGCCAATTAATATGTTGGTGAAAGTAAAAGGCACACCAATGGAAGATGTGGAGGATGTCGACCCGTTTGATTTCATCCGTATCATTGCCGTTGCACGTATCATCATGCCAATGTCTTCAGTGCGTTTGTCTGCAGGTCGTGAAGACATGAATGAACAGATGCAAACGCTATGTTTCATGGCGGGTGCTAACTCAGTATTCTATGGTTGTAAGCTATTAACAACACCTAACCCAGGTGAAGATAAAGACATGCAATTGTTTGCAAAGCTAGGTATTAATAGCCAAGAGCAAGCAGCGAAACCTGATGAAGTGCAAGAGCATGAATTATTAGGTCAGGTTGCACAACGTGTTGCTGCGCGTCCGGGTAAAGATGATTTATTCTACGATGCCACTGTCTAA
- the htpX gene encoding protease HtpX: MKRIALFLATNLAVMLVFSVVLNVVYAVTGMQPGSLSGLLVMAALFGFGGSLFSLFMSKKMALRSVGGSVIEHPRNETEHWLMETVSRQAQQAGIGMPTVAVYDSADINAFATGAKRDDSLVAVSTGLLHSMTRDEAEAVLAHEISHISNGDMVTMTLMQGVVNTFVIFVSRLVAGAISGVNNSDEEGGGGSYITYFIVSSIMEVLFGFLASILTMWYSRHREFKADAGSANLVGKEKMIAALERLKMSHEPQLEGSMMAFGINGKKKSLSELFMTHPPLDKRIDALRRGEHL, encoded by the coding sequence ATGAAGCGAATTGCTTTGTTCTTGGCAACCAACCTTGCCGTAATGCTGGTATTCAGCGTTGTCTTGAATGTCGTTTATGCTGTAACAGGTATGCAGCCTGGTAGCCTATCTGGCTTATTGGTAATGGCTGCACTGTTCGGCTTTGGTGGCTCGCTATTCTCACTCTTCATGTCAAAGAAGATGGCTCTTCGTTCTGTCGGTGGTTCAGTTATTGAACATCCTCGCAATGAAACAGAGCACTGGTTGATGGAAACCGTTTCTCGTCAAGCGCAACAAGCAGGCATTGGTATGCCAACCGTTGCTGTTTATGACTCTGCTGATATCAACGCATTTGCAACAGGCGCTAAGCGTGATGATTCACTGGTTGCGGTTTCAACGGGTTTGCTTCACAGCATGACACGTGATGAAGCTGAAGCGGTACTTGCTCATGAAATCAGTCATATCTCTAATGGTGATATGGTAACGATGACCTTAATGCAAGGTGTTGTGAATACCTTTGTTATTTTTGTTTCTCGTTTAGTGGCGGGCGCAATCAGCGGTGTTAACAACAGTGATGAGGAAGGCGGAGGTGGTAGCTACATAACGTACTTCATCGTCTCTTCAATTATGGAAGTACTGTTTGGCTTCTTAGCAAGCATTCTAACTATGTGGTATAGCCGACACCGTGAATTTAAAGCGGACGCGGGTTCTGCGAACTTAGTCGGTAAAGAAAAGATGATTGCTGCGTTAGAGCGTTTGAAAATGAGCCACGAGCCACAGCTAGAAGGCTCTATGATGGCATTCGGTATCAATGGTAAGAAGAAGTCATTGTCTGAATTGTTTATGACTCACCCACCGCTAGACAAGCGTATTGATGCTTTGCGCCGTGGTGAGCACCTTTAA